A part of Chitinimonas koreensis genomic DNA contains:
- a CDS encoding proline--tRNA ligase has protein sequence MRTSQFFLSTLKEAPNEAELPSHKLMLRAGLIKKLGSGLYTWMPLGLRVLRKVEAVVREEMDRSGALELLMPAIQPAELWQESGRWAVFGPQMLKMKDRHERDFCFGPTHEEVITDIARTEIKSYKQLPLNFYQVQTKFRDEIRPRFGVMRAREFVMKDAYSFDVDAAGMADSYRKMHAAYTRIFTRLGLQFRAVKADSGAIGGDASQEFHVLADSGEDALAYCPDSDFAANVEAAEAMAPAAPRAEPAEAMRDVDTPKQTTCEAVAELMGIPLQRTVKLIALMAGGQLQIVLLRGDHSLNEVKVGKLPGMDDFRFATEEELRAFFNCPPGFLGPVGIDRSRVRLIADRTVAAMSDFVVGANKPKFHIAGVNWGRDVAEADLVADVRNVVAGDVSPDGRGTLEICRGIEVGHIFQLGTKYSAALNCQYLDSEGQLKPMEMGCYGIGVSRIVGAAIEQNFDERGIRFTEAMAPFTVAIVPVGYQRSEAVKAAADALYAELAAKGVDVLIDDRNERPGVMFADMELIGIPHRITIGDKSLAEGKVEYVSRREAATELVGRDEIAGFVLGKLGRQGQ, from the coding sequence ATGCGCACCTCGCAATTCTTCCTCTCCACCCTCAAAGAAGCCCCCAACGAGGCCGAGCTGCCCAGCCACAAGCTGATGCTGCGCGCCGGCCTGATCAAGAAGCTCGGTTCCGGCCTCTACACCTGGATGCCGCTCGGCCTGCGCGTGCTGCGCAAGGTCGAGGCCGTCGTGCGCGAGGAGATGGACCGCTCCGGCGCGCTCGAGCTGCTGATGCCGGCGATCCAGCCGGCCGAGCTGTGGCAGGAGTCGGGCCGCTGGGCGGTGTTCGGGCCGCAGATGCTGAAGATGAAGGATCGCCACGAGCGCGACTTCTGCTTCGGTCCGACCCATGAGGAAGTGATCACCGACATCGCGCGGACCGAGATCAAGAGCTACAAGCAGCTGCCGCTCAACTTCTACCAGGTGCAGACCAAGTTCCGCGACGAGATCCGGCCGCGCTTCGGCGTGATGCGCGCGCGCGAATTCGTGATGAAGGACGCCTACTCCTTCGACGTCGACGCCGCCGGCATGGCCGACAGCTACCGCAAGATGCACGCCGCCTACACCCGGATCTTCACCCGCCTGGGCCTGCAGTTCCGCGCCGTGAAGGCCGATTCGGGCGCCATCGGCGGCGATGCCTCGCAGGAATTCCACGTGCTGGCCGACTCGGGCGAGGATGCGCTGGCCTACTGCCCCGATTCGGACTTCGCCGCCAACGTCGAGGCCGCCGAGGCGATGGCGCCGGCCGCGCCGCGCGCCGAACCCGCCGAGGCGATGCGCGACGTCGACACGCCGAAGCAGACCACCTGCGAGGCGGTGGCCGAGCTGATGGGCATCCCGCTGCAGCGCACCGTCAAGCTGATCGCGCTGATGGCCGGCGGCCAGCTGCAGATCGTGCTGCTGCGCGGCGACCATTCGCTCAACGAGGTCAAGGTCGGCAAGCTGCCCGGCATGGACGACTTCCGCTTCGCCACCGAAGAAGAGCTGCGCGCCTTCTTCAACTGCCCGCCCGGCTTCCTCGGCCCGGTCGGCATCGACCGTAGCCGCGTCCGGCTGATCGCCGACCGCACGGTGGCGGCGATGAGCGACTTCGTGGTCGGCGCCAACAAGCCCAAGTTCCACATCGCCGGCGTCAACTGGGGCCGCGACGTGGCCGAGGCCGACCTGGTCGCCGACGTGCGCAACGTGGTGGCCGGCGACGTCTCGCCCGACGGCCGCGGTACGCTGGAGATCTGCCGCGGCATCGAGGTCGGCCACATCTTCCAGCTCGGCACCAAGTACTCGGCCGCGCTCAACTGCCAGTACCTCGACAGCGAAGGCCAGCTCAAGCCGATGGAGATGGGCTGCTACGGCATCGGCGTGAGCCGCATCGTCGGCGCCGCCATCGAGCAGAACTTCGACGAGCGCGGCATCCGCTTCACCGAGGCGATGGCACCGTTCACGGTGGCCATCGTGCCGGTCGGCTACCAGCGCTCGGAGGCGGTCAAGGCCGCCGCCGATGCGCTGTATGCCGAGCTGGCGGCCAAGGGGGTCGACGTGCTGATCGACGACCGCAACGAGCGGCCCGGCGTGATGTTCGCCGACATGGAGCTGATCGGCATCCCGCACCGCATCACCATCGGCGACAAGTCGCTGGCCGAAGGCAAGGTCGAGTACGTGTCGCGCCGCGAGGCGGCGACCGAGCTGGTCGGCCGCGACGAGATCGCCGGCTTCGTGCTCGGCAAGCTCGGCCGCCAGGGGCAGTAA
- a CDS encoding DNA polymerase III subunit chi, producing the protein MAQPQASFYFNVQSREQALCQLVGKALKQRLAIGIAADSEATAARLDRLLWEVPATGFLPHCHPRDAVAAETPVWLDHRLETLAGRAVLFNWTGQVVPVALGAGRVIEIVARDDEAGRQAARQRVAQYKDAGYLVDYTDMAQTRQS; encoded by the coding sequence ATGGCGCAGCCGCAGGCGAGCTTCTACTTCAACGTCCAGAGCCGCGAGCAGGCGCTTTGCCAGCTTGTCGGCAAGGCGCTGAAGCAGCGGCTCGCCATCGGCATCGCGGCCGATTCCGAAGCGACCGCGGCGCGGCTCGACCGCCTGCTGTGGGAGGTGCCGGCCACCGGCTTCCTGCCGCATTGCCATCCGCGCGACGCGGTCGCGGCCGAGACGCCGGTCTGGCTCGACCACCGGCTCGAGACGCTGGCCGGCCGCGCCGTGCTGTTCAACTGGACCGGCCAGGTGGTGCCCGTCGCGCTCGGTGCCGGCCGGGTGATCGAGATCGTCGCGCGCGACGACGAGGCCGGCCGCCAGGCGGCGCGCCAGCGCGTCGCGCAGTACAAGGACGCCGGCTACCTCGTCGACTACACCGACATGGCGCAAACTAGACAGAGCTGA
- a CDS encoding leucyl aminopeptidase: protein MEIIAKAVAAEKHKAAVLALSVSDGKLGATALAVDQAAGGHLAAVVKLGDLDAKSGSCVLLHKVPGVAAERVLLVSVGASDREFRDAARAAVRAAAAVGGELAVAFDGRTAASAAEEIASAAFDASYKYDTTKSKKDDKAGLKKVTVLVAKADEAAATAGIAAGRALGEAVNLGKQLGNLPPNFCTPTHLAETARGIAKQFGMKIEVLERADVEKLGMWSFVSVAKGSTEPLKFIVLKHEGGAKGDKPVVLVGKGITFDSGGISLKPGEGMDEMKYDMMGAGSVIATMHAVGALKLPLNVYAVVASCENMPAGNASKPGDVVTTMNGLTVEILNTDAEGRLILCDALTYAERFEPAAVIDVATLTGACVIALGHHVTGLYANQEDLARELVAAGEAAGDRAWQMPLFDEYQEQLKSNFADLANIGGRPGGSVTAACFLSRFAKQYDWAHLDIAGTAWKSGAAKGATGRPVPLLTQFLRARAAAQPVAAKPVAAKPAAKAEAKPAAAKATKAAAAKEAAAKPAAAKTAAAKPAAKAAAKPAAKAAAKPAAKPAAKKK from the coding sequence GTGGAAATCATCGCCAAGGCCGTTGCCGCCGAAAAACACAAAGCCGCCGTGCTGGCGCTGTCCGTCAGCGACGGCAAGCTGGGCGCGACGGCTCTGGCGGTCGACCAGGCAGCAGGCGGGCACCTGGCCGCCGTGGTCAAGCTCGGCGACCTCGATGCCAAGTCCGGCAGCTGCGTGCTGCTGCACAAGGTGCCCGGCGTCGCCGCCGAGCGCGTGCTGCTGGTGAGCGTGGGCGCGAGCGACCGCGAGTTCCGCGACGCCGCCCGCGCCGCGGTGCGCGCCGCCGCCGCCGTGGGCGGCGAGCTGGCCGTGGCCTTCGACGGCCGCACCGCCGCATCGGCCGCCGAAGAGATCGCCAGCGCGGCCTTCGACGCCAGCTACAAGTACGACACCACCAAATCCAAGAAGGACGACAAGGCCGGCCTGAAGAAGGTCACCGTGCTGGTCGCCAAGGCCGACGAAGCGGCCGCGACCGCCGGCATCGCCGCCGGCCGCGCGCTGGGCGAGGCGGTCAACCTCGGCAAGCAGCTCGGCAACCTGCCGCCCAACTTCTGCACCCCGACCCACCTGGCCGAGACCGCCCGCGGCATCGCCAAGCAGTTCGGCATGAAGATCGAGGTGCTCGAGCGCGCCGACGTCGAGAAGCTCGGCATGTGGTCCTTCGTCTCGGTGGCCAAGGGCAGCACCGAGCCGCTCAAGTTCATCGTGCTCAAGCACGAAGGCGGCGCCAAGGGCGACAAGCCGGTGGTGCTGGTCGGCAAGGGCATCACCTTCGACTCGGGCGGCATCAGCCTCAAGCCGGGCGAGGGCATGGACGAGATGAAGTACGACATGATGGGCGCCGGTTCGGTGATCGCCACCATGCACGCGGTCGGCGCGCTCAAGCTGCCGCTCAACGTCTACGCCGTGGTCGCCAGCTGCGAGAACATGCCGGCCGGCAACGCCAGCAAGCCGGGCGACGTGGTCACCACCATGAACGGCCTCACGGTCGAGATCCTCAACACCGACGCCGAAGGCCGCCTGATCCTGTGCGACGCGCTGACCTACGCCGAGCGCTTCGAGCCGGCCGCGGTGATCGACGTGGCCACGCTGACCGGCGCCTGCGTGATCGCGCTGGGCCACCACGTCACCGGTCTCTACGCCAACCAGGAAGACCTGGCGCGTGAGCTGGTCGCCGCCGGCGAAGCCGCAGGCGACCGCGCCTGGCAGATGCCGCTGTTCGACGAATACCAGGAACAGCTGAAGTCCAACTTCGCCGACCTCGCCAACATCGGCGGCCGTCCGGGCGGCTCGGTCACCGCGGCCTGCTTCCTGTCGCGCTTCGCCAAGCAGTACGACTGGGCCCACCTCGACATCGCCGGCACCGCCTGGAAGTCCGGCGCAGCCAAGGGCGCGACCGGCCGTCCGGTGCCGCTGCTGACCCAGTTCCTGCGCGCCCGCGCTGCTGCCCAGCCGGTGGCGGCCAAGCCCGTCGCCGCCAAGCCGGCCGCCAAGGCCGAAGCCAAGCCGGCCGCCGCGAAGGCGACCAAGGCTGCTGCCGCCAAGGAAGCCGCGGCCAAGCCCGCGGCCGCCAAGACCGCAGCGGCGAAGCCGGCAGCCAAGGCTGCCGCCAAGCCTGCCGCGAAGGCCGCGGCCAAGCCGGCCGCCAAGCCGGCGGCGAAGAAGAAGTAA
- the lptF gene encoding LPS export ABC transporter permease LptF produces the protein MPSLRRIPLLSRCLPSERLFERNLLREFSGLAAGVFFVLLTIMIVTRGAKLLGLAASGTVASEAVAALLGFTLLGVVPWLLSVTVFITVLMALTRAWRDHEMAVWFAAGQSLTDWIRPVLTFAVPLALLAAVLSLGLSPWAKFKAREYREQLATRDDMSALAPGLFKESTHSDRVVFIENFSGEGGSARNIFVQQREGDSHIITVAKQGHFLNMPDGERVLVLQNGRRYQGVVGLPSYRTVEFEEARIRIEEPDRHEVTTSIEASGTGVLWNSADPEQAAELARRIAIPIATVLLALLAIPLAYVNPRVGRAFNLLAAVLLFTIYLNLINVAQSWIASGRLPAAIGMWPVHLTVAAIAWGLFRYRSRPRT, from the coding sequence GTGCCCTCTCTTCGCCGAATTCCCCTCCTATCCCGCTGCCTGCCTTCCGAACGCCTGTTCGAGCGCAATCTGCTGCGCGAATTCTCCGGCCTCGCCGCCGGCGTGTTCTTCGTGCTGCTGACCATCATGATCGTGACGCGCGGCGCCAAGCTGCTCGGCCTGGCCGCCAGCGGCACGGTGGCGTCCGAGGCGGTGGCCGCGCTGCTGGGCTTCACCCTGCTGGGCGTGGTGCCGTGGCTGCTGTCGGTCACCGTCTTCATCACCGTGCTGATGGCGCTGACGCGCGCCTGGCGCGACCACGAGATGGCGGTCTGGTTCGCCGCCGGCCAGTCGCTCACCGACTGGATCCGGCCGGTGCTGACCTTCGCCGTGCCGCTGGCGCTGCTGGCCGCGGTGCTGAGCCTGGGCCTGTCGCCGTGGGCCAAGTTCAAGGCACGCGAGTACCGCGAGCAGCTCGCCACCCGCGACGACATGTCGGCGCTGGCGCCGGGCCTGTTCAAGGAATCGACCCATTCGGACCGGGTAGTGTTCATCGAGAACTTCTCTGGCGAAGGCGGCTCGGCGCGCAACATCTTCGTGCAGCAGCGCGAGGGTGACAGCCACATCATCACGGTCGCCAAGCAGGGCCACTTCCTCAACATGCCCGACGGCGAGCGGGTGCTGGTGCTGCAGAACGGCCGCCGCTACCAGGGCGTGGTCGGCCTGCCGAGCTATCGCACGGTCGAGTTCGAGGAGGCGCGCATCCGCATCGAGGAGCCCGACCGCCACGAGGTCACCACCAGCATCGAGGCCAGCGGCACCGGCGTGCTGTGGAATAGCGCCGACCCCGAGCAGGCGGCCGAGCTGGCGCGCCGCATCGCCATCCCGATCGCGACCGTGCTGCTGGCGCTGCTGGCGATCCCGCTGGCCTACGTCAACCCGCGCGTGGGCCGCGCCTTCAACCTGCTGGCCGCCGTGCTGCTGTTCACCATCTATCTCAACCTGATCAACGTGGCGCAGAGCTGGATCGCCTCCGGCCGGCTGCCGGCCGCGATCGGCATGTGGCCGGTCCACCTGACGGTGGCCGCCATCGCCTGGGGCCTGTTCCGCTACCGTTCCAGGCCCCGCACATGA
- the lptG gene encoding LPS export ABC transporter permease LptG, whose protein sequence is MKTLSRYLINEVVRTCFLVLLALLGLFLFFDLIGELGDVGRGGYTFGKLLAYVGLLAPGHAYELMPIAVLIGGMISLAMLNQYSELTVMRVGGLSVSRILAILTIAGLFFALVTLAAGEYLAPRAERAATQLRLAAKGQLVSQDYRSGFWLKDDGSFVNVREVLPDQTLRNINIYEFDANRRMTLYGRAERGVWEGDKQAWRLTDIVATHIKPDSIQIERRPEYIWRSVLTPDTLSVLLIAPEQMSVFTLIDYIDHLHRNQQKTSRYEIALWTKLVYPFACLAMLVIALPFAQTQRRAGGVGVKLFVGIMLGLLFYFVNKLVGHLGLLYDWPPLLAAAMPSGLFLTLAVFLLWRQERR, encoded by the coding sequence ATGAAGACGCTGTCGCGCTACCTGATCAACGAAGTGGTGCGGACCTGTTTCCTGGTCCTGCTCGCGCTGCTCGGCCTGTTCCTGTTCTTCGACCTGATCGGCGAGCTCGGCGACGTCGGCCGCGGCGGCTACACCTTCGGCAAGCTGCTGGCCTACGTCGGCCTCTTGGCGCCGGGCCACGCCTACGAGCTGATGCCGATCGCGGTGCTGATCGGCGGCATGATCTCGCTGGCGATGCTGAACCAGTATTCCGAGCTGACCGTGATGCGCGTCGGCGGCCTGTCGGTCAGCCGCATCCTGGCCATCCTCACCATCGCCGGGCTGTTCTTCGCGCTGGTCACGCTGGCGGCCGGCGAATACCTGGCGCCGCGCGCCGAGCGGGCCGCCACCCAGCTGCGGCTGGCGGCCAAGGGCCAGCTGGTGTCGCAGGACTACCGCTCGGGCTTCTGGCTCAAGGACGACGGCAGCTTCGTCAACGTGCGCGAAGTGCTGCCCGACCAGACGCTGCGCAACATCAACATCTACGAATTCGACGCCAACCGGCGCATGACGCTGTACGGCCGCGCCGAGCGCGGCGTGTGGGAAGGCGACAAGCAGGCCTGGCGGCTGACCGACATCGTCGCCACCCACATCAAGCCCGACAGCATCCAGATCGAGCGGCGGCCCGAATACATCTGGCGCTCGGTGCTGACGCCCGACACGCTGTCGGTGCTGCTGATCGCGCCCGAGCAGATGTCGGTGTTCACGCTGATCGACTACATCGACCACCTGCACCGCAACCAGCAGAAGACCAGCCGCTACGAGATCGCGCTGTGGACCAAGCTGGTCTACCCCTTCGCCTGCCTGGCCATGCTGGTGATCGCGCTGCCGTTCGCCCAGACCCAGCGCCGCGCCGGCGGCGTCGGCGTCAAGCTGTTCGTCGGCATCATGCTGGGGCTGCTGTTCTACTTCGTGAACAAGCTGGTCGGCCACCTGGGCCTGCTGTACGACTGGCCGCCGCTGCTGGCCGCGGCGATGCCGTCGGGGCTGTTCCTGACGCTGGCCGTGTTCCTGCTATGGCGGCAGGAACGACGGTAG
- a CDS encoding DUF1993 domain-containing protein, which produces MSLSMYTISIPVLIRQLDNLSVLLDKGARHAEAKKFDPAVLVNARLAPDMFALGRQVQIATDNAKGAAARLAGVEIPKYEDTETSFDELQARIAKTIAFLRSIRPEQLEGSEERAVMVKTRAAELHFKGRDYLLNFALPNVFFHVTTTYAILRHNGVEIGKTDYLGGF; this is translated from the coding sequence ATGTCGCTGTCGATGTACACGATTTCCATCCCGGTCCTGATCCGCCAGCTCGACAACCTGTCGGTGCTGCTGGACAAGGGCGCCCGGCATGCCGAGGCGAAGAAGTTCGATCCGGCGGTGCTGGTCAATGCGCGGTTGGCGCCCGACATGTTCGCGCTGGGCCGCCAGGTCCAGATCGCCACCGACAACGCCAAGGGCGCGGCGGCGCGGCTGGCCGGCGTCGAGATCCCGAAGTACGAGGACACCGAGACGAGCTTCGACGAGCTGCAGGCGCGCATCGCCAAGACCATCGCCTTCCTGCGCAGCATCCGGCCCGAGCAGCTCGAGGGCAGCGAGGAACGCGCCGTGATGGTGAAGACGCGCGCCGCCGAGCTGCATTTCAAGGGCCGCGACTACCTGCTCAACTTCGCGCTGCCCAATGTGTTCTTCCACGTCACCACCACGTACGCGATCCTGCGCCACAACGGCGTCGAGATCGGCAAGACCGATTACCTCGGCGGCTTCTGA
- a CDS encoding serine/threonine protein kinase produces MTTTPPYETLTPDCLLDAIDGLGLYTSGSLLALNSYENRVYQVGMDEGPPLVAKFYRPGRWSDAQILEEHAFAAELAEREIPVVAPLVVNGATLHRHAGFAFALFPRRGGRSPELDRCEVREWIGRFLGRIHAVGAVAPFAERPALDLAAFGEEPLAFVLAGDYIPRELYEVYRGVAAQALDGVRRCYDRAGAVDAIRLHGDCHPSNILWTDAGPHFVDFDDSRMGPAVQDLWMLLSGDRREQTTQLADLLAGYEDFREFDGRELHLVEALRTLRLIHYSAWLARRWHDPAFPAAFPWFDTPRYWEQKILELREQIALMDEAPLPV; encoded by the coding sequence ATGACGACGACACCCCCCTACGAAACCCTGACGCCCGACTGCCTGCTCGACGCGATCGACGGGCTCGGCCTCTACACCAGCGGCAGCCTGCTGGCGCTGAACAGCTACGAGAACCGCGTCTACCAGGTCGGCATGGACGAGGGCCCGCCGCTGGTGGCCAAGTTCTACCGGCCCGGCCGCTGGAGCGATGCGCAGATCCTCGAGGAGCATGCCTTCGCCGCCGAGCTGGCCGAGCGCGAGATCCCGGTGGTGGCGCCGCTGGTGGTGAACGGCGCCACGCTGCACCGCCACGCCGGCTTCGCCTTCGCGCTGTTCCCGCGCCGCGGCGGCCGCTCGCCCGAGCTCGACCGCTGCGAAGTGCGCGAATGGATCGGCCGCTTCCTCGGCCGCATCCACGCGGTCGGCGCGGTCGCGCCCTTCGCCGAGCGGCCGGCGCTCGACCTGGCCGCCTTCGGCGAGGAGCCGCTGGCCTTCGTGCTGGCCGGCGACTACATCCCGCGCGAGCTGTACGAGGTCTACCGCGGCGTGGCCGCCCAGGCGCTCGACGGCGTGCGGCGCTGCTACGACCGCGCCGGCGCGGTCGACGCCATCCGGCTGCACGGCGACTGCCATCCCAGCAACATCCTGTGGACCGACGCCGGCCCGCACTTCGTCGACTTCGACGACAGCCGCATGGGGCCGGCGGTGCAGGACCTGTGGATGCTGCTGTCGGGCGACCGGCGCGAGCAGACCACCCAACTGGCCGACCTGCTGGCCGGCTACGAGGACTTCCGCGAATTCGACGGCCGCGAGCTGCACCTGGTCGAGGCGTTGCGCACGCTGCGGCTGATCCACTACAGCGCCTGGCTGGCGCGGCGCTGGCACGATCCGGCCTTCCCGGCCGCCTTCCCCTGGTTCGACACGCCGCGCTACTGGGAGCAGAAGATCCTGGAACTTCGCGAGCAGATCGCGCTCATGGACGAAGCGCCGCTACCCGTTTAG